A genomic window from Lineus longissimus chromosome 17, tnLinLong1.2, whole genome shotgun sequence includes:
- the LOC135501169 gene encoding adenylate kinase isoenzyme 5-like isoform X5: protein MDGEGIHFSQEISDKSAGSPENKRYIRVRGGKMTTEDAKAYLAKREVPQLFECLMTGLMYHRPKDHITYLRECLDKIRSKGLDHVRWNLFVEQRRKTPLPPISPQNGSRPQSAQSYYSRGSSKADLRSQEPLPPIGTIMKGQTDGEAIKIGDTVIPNVPFVFFMGGPGSGKGTQCKRLVERYTNWVHLSMGDLLRQQVSEQGSSDAKWGMISDLLVKGDMAPEDVTIDLITDNLKKHPNAGGFIIEGYPRTMDQLKEYQTQVGKVDLVFLLDCEEYFLQSRLVARGKQEGRIDDNLAAVASKINFFKENTLPVVKSLDDEGKLVLVDGDRDTEEICFELARAFDSIFFNTGDGKPILPTAPTLDGPPIPRPPSGRKSPGSRHSSRASSAGSQASFAAITHIDDIVLECADDGRKLDLPQCPIILIMGGPGSGKLTQCKRLVERYEGIVHLSMGDILRSEIVAKGTGEDKWNLVGNLVQKGEMAPEEVTADLLLSSIRQHADAKAILLEGFPRDGKQVDEINRHVGGISLAVLIDCEEYYLKLRLINRQRESDRIDDNLNAIASRITFFKNCTLPVVKHYDEDGKLVIINGDRDADEVFFDMASLFDHMFFGAPLENGSVEGAPVEDAIVAEEAEETGGGGGNPDYAEHLEQQGDEEPTPQQTQQDYSSPPRPASDASHKSGEKSSRGGSKRGSVSSEKGSLQASQHSSPKGSKPGSPQSKADSPKPQSRESSAGSNHGSPKPQSRESSAGSKHGSPKPQSRESSAGSKHGSPKPHSRESSAGSKHGSQKSGSGGKE from the exons ATCTCCGGGAATGCCTGGACAAGATCCGATCAAAGGGCCTTGACCACGTCCGTTGGAACCTGTTTGTTGAGCAGAGGAGGAAGACGCCTTTGCCACCCATATCGCCACAGAATGGCTCACGGCCACAGTCTGCACAATCTTATTATTCCAGAG GCTCCTCAAAAGCTGACCTGCGGAGCCAAGAGCCTCTTCCTCCCATCGGGACCATAATGAAGGGCCAAACCGACGGGGAAGCTATCAAAATTGGAGATACCGTTATTCCAAATGTGCCATTTGTATTTTTCATGG GTGGACCAGGCAGTGGAAAAGGAACACAGTGCAAGCGACTCGTTGAGCGGTACACCAACTGGGTCCATCTGTCGATGGGCGACCTCCTGCGACAGCAGGTCTCCGAGCAAGGGTCATCTGATGCAAAGTGGGGCATGATCAGTGACCTGCTCGTGAAGGGAGATATGGCACCAGAG GATGTGACAATAGACCTGATCACTGACAACCTGAAGAAACATCCAAATGCTGGAGGGTTTATCATTGAAGGCTACCCAAGGACGATGGACCAGCTCAAAGAATACCAAACCCAG GTTGGGAAAGTCGACTTGGTTTTCCTCCTCGATTGTGAGGAATATTTCCTCCAGTCTCGCCTGGTTGCGCGCGGGAAGCAGGAGGGGCGGATTGATGACAACCTCGCGGCTGTCGCCAGTAAAATCAACTTCTTCAAGGAGAATACGTTACCAGTTGTCAAGTCATTAGACGATGAGGGAAAGCTGGTCCTG GTTGACGGTGACCGAGACACTGAGGAAATCTGCTTCGAACTTGCACGTGCTTTTGATTCAATATTCTTCAACACAGGCGACGGAAAGCCAATATTAC CGACAGCCCCAACATTGGATGGACCCCCCATCCCCAGACCACCCTCTGGCAGAAAAAGCCCTGGTTCACGTCACAGCAGCCGTGCGAGTAGTGCCGGAAGTCAAGCCTCGTTTGCCGCGATCACTCACATTGACGACATCGTTCTTGAGTGTGCTGATGATGGACGAAAGCTTGATCTGCCACAGTGTCCTATCATCTTAATAATGG GTGGACCTGGCAGTGGCAAACTGACACAGTGCAAAAGATTAGTGGAGCGGTATGAAGGAATAGTCCACTTGTCTATGGGAGACATCCTGAGGTCGGAGATCGTTGCCAAGGGAACTGGCGAGGACAAATGGAACTTGGTGGGAAATTTAGTGCAGAAGGGTGAAATGGCTCCAGAG GAGGTGACAGCAGACCTACTCCTTTCTTCAATAAGACAGCACGCAGATGCCAAGGCAATCTTATTAGAAGGTTTCCCCAGAGACGGAAAACAGGTGGACGAAATCAACAGACAC GTTGGTGGGATCAGCCTTGCAGTCCTGATAGACTGCGAGGAGTATTACCTGAAGCTACGGTTGATTAATCGACAGCGAGAGAGCGACAGAATTGATGATAACCTCAACGCCATCGCTAGCAGGATCACTTTCTTCAAAAACTGCACGCTGCCAGTTGTCAAACATTACGACGAAGATGGAAAATTAGTTATA ATTAACGGTGACCGAGACGCAGACGAAGTCTTCTTCGACATGGCATCTTTATTTGACCACATGTTCTTCGGGGCACCTTTG GAAAATGGTTCAGTAGAAG GTGCACCTGTAGAGGATGCGATCGTGGCAGAAGAAGCCGAGGAGACGGGAGGTGGCGGTGGCAACCCAGATTACGCAGAACACTTAGAACAGCAAG GTGATGAGGAACCAACTCCTCAGCAGACCCAACAAGATTATTCCTCCCCTCCAAGACCTGCGTCAGACGCATCTCATAAATCTGGGGAGAAATCCTCCAGAGGGGGTAGCAAACGTGGCTCTGTATCTAGCGAAAAGGGCTCTCTTCAGGCCAGCCAGCATAGCTCGCCAAAGGGGTCCAAACCAGGGTCACCACAGAGCAAGGCAGATTCGCCCAAACCACAGAGCAGGGAAAGCTCTGCTGGTAGCAACCACGGCTCGCCCAAACCACAGAGCAGGGAAAGCTCTGCTGGTAGCAAGCATGGCTCCCCCAAACCACAGAGCAGGGAAAGCTCTGCTGGTAGCAAGCACGGCTCCCCCAAACCTCACAGCAGGGAAAGCTCTGCTGGGAGTAAGCATGGTTCTCAGAAATCTGGGTCTGGGGGGAAGGAATAA